A genomic region of Rhipicephalus sanguineus isolate Rsan-2018 chromosome 1, BIME_Rsan_1.4, whole genome shotgun sequence contains the following coding sequences:
- the LOC119387851 gene encoding uncharacterized protein LOC119387851 — translation MASVSFKLSLVLLLATLLVMQGAYCQITFSKNWQPGKRSEICSQKEAQAIIKLRHFLLEEAKHLEECRLFYGNEAANED, via the exons ATGGCATCGGTGTCCTTCAAGCTCTCCTTGGTCTTGCTCCTGGCGACGCTGCTGGTGATGCAAGGGGCCTACTGCCAGATCACGTTCTCAAAAAACTGGCAACCTGGCAAGCGCTCCGAGATATGCTCTCAGAAAGAGGCACAGGCCATCATCAAGCTACGGCATTTTCTGCTG GAAGAGGCCAAACACCTCGAAGAATGCCGCCTTTTTTATGGGAACGAAGCTGCCAATGAAGACTGA